AGGACATTCCGGAACCGAAAGAGTTTCTTGAAAGGACAGGTTGGATCAAAGGCCACAACATGGCAAAGGGAGCATTAGAAATGCTGCTCTGGGACTATTATTCGAAAGAAGCCGGTATTCCGCTTTATAAATATATTGGAGACACAAAGGGAAGCGCAGAAGTCGGGGTTTCCATAGGGATGGACGAGTTGGAGTCGATGAAGGAGCGGGCAAGGGATGCTGTGAAGAAGGGATACAAAAGGATAAAGGTCAAGATCAGGAAAGGTATGGAAGAAAAGATCGTTTCATCTGTAAGATCTACTATTGGAGAATATCCAATGAGTGTTGACGCGAATACAGATTACACTCTCGATGACACGGACTCCCTTAAAGCTCTGGACAAATACAACCTCAAATATATCGAACAGCCTCTTTCCTATGATGATCTGATTGACCATTCATATCTTGCATCAAAAATCTCAACACCTATCTGCCTGGATGAATCGATAACCTCTTTTGACAAAGCAAGAAAGGCAATATCTATCAACGCATGCAAGGTTATAAATATAAAACCCGGCAGGGTCGCTGGATTTACAGAATCATTGAAGATAGCGAAATACTCGCACGATCATGGTATCCATGTTTGGATTGGAGGAATGCTGGAAACCGGCATTGGCCGGGCGTTTAATGTATCCCTCGCTTCAAGCCGGTTTATTGACTATCCCGGAGACACCTCGCCGAATGACAGATACTTCGAAAAGGATATTGTGAAGAATCCTTTTACAATGTCAGATGGATTGATCGAGCCAAACGATGCTCCTGGAATTGGCGTAGATGTGGATCACAGGTTCCTTGTTTCTGTCACGTCTGAACGTTTCAAGCTCCTAGAGTGACCATGTTATTTTCATGTCTCTCGCGGCTTTCACTTCATCAACCCTGCCAACAGCAAGATTCTTTGGGAGTTTAGAAATCTCGTCCTGCGACAGTTCCAGCCCGCTCACGAGTATTTCTGCGAAAACATCGAGATCCTTCTTAGATGCACTTTCTGTAGGCTCAATCATCATGGCTTCGTGTACGATCAGTGGGAAGTATATGGTTGGTGCGTGTATTCCATTATCGATGAGGAATTTAGCAAGATCCAATGCCCGCTTCCCAGTATTTTCAGTTGAGAGGACGAATTCATGTTTCTTGAGTTTTTCATACGGTATTTCAAACCTTTCAGAAAGTTTCTTCGCGAGATAATTGGAGTTGAGCACAGCTCTTTCCGATGCAGATTTAAGGCCATTTCCGCCCATATACTTTATGTAAGACCATGCCCTGAGCATTGTGTTGAAGGAACCGTAATAGGAGCCGACCTTGCCAATGGTTTTTTTTGCGGAGTAGTCCAGGAAGTAATTTTTCTCATTTTTAGAAACTGTTGGAACTGGGAGGAATTCTTTCAGGAATTTCTTGACCGCAATTGGGCCGGCACCGGGACCTCCACCTCCATGCGGCGTTCCAAAAGTTTTATGGAGGTTAAAGTGAACCACGTCAAAACCCATCTTTCCTGGCGATGTTACACCCATAATCGCATTCAAGTTTGCTCCGTCGTAATACAGAAGAGAGCCGTTTTCGTGAACCAACCTTGCTATTTCGACGATGTTATGTTCAAAGATTCCAAGTGTATTCGGGTTTGTAATCATGAGCGCAGCGGTTTTTTCCGTCAGTGCAAACTTCAGAGCATCCAGATCAACGGTGCCATCCTTTCCAGAAGGAATCTCCACAACGTCAAACCCTCCCATGCTTGCAGAGGCAGGATTTGTACCATGAGCCGAATCCGGTATTATGATTTCTCTCCGTTTTTCTAGTTCTCCAATATCCTTAAGATAGTTTCTTATTATCAAGACACCAGTAAATTCCCCATGAGCACCTGCCCTCGGTTGTAGAGTGATGGCATCCATGTCAGATATCTCCTTGAGATATTCCTGAAGTTCGTACATTATCTTCAGATATCCCTGAATTGTTGTTTCATCCTCTAGTGGGTGTCCAGAGGTAAGCCCCGGAAATGAAGAAAGCTTGTCAGCGAATTTCGGGTTGAACTTCATCGTGCATGATCCAAGCGGATAGATTCCCTGATCAACGGAATAGTTCATCTGGGAAAGCCGTGTAAAATGCCTGACGACATCATATTCAGCAACCTCTGGCAATTTGAGAGACTTTCTTTTCAATCCTTCCGGAATTAACATTTTAGATTCGCTCAGATAGCTTGGAAGCTTATAGTCGTTCAAGGAGGACATTTCTGATATAAGCGGTTCATCATACTTTGCTTGCTGATACGACATCAAAGCACCTCCAGAGTGTCAATTAGTTTTCCTATATGTTCCTTTGTGGTGCGCTCTGTTACCGAAAAGAAATGGGCATTGTTTATACTGTCGTACTTTTTATTTATTAATCTGGACATTTCAAGACCGCCAAGTATCATCTTTTTTGCAAGTTGTTGCTGAAGGCCATTCTGTTGTTTTTTAAAGCTTACGAGGACATCAGAAAATGGTACACCCGTTACTGTATTCGGATCTATAAGGTTGTGTTTAATCATCTGATTCTTCAGGTTTGATGAGGCGGAAACTGTTGCGTCTGCAATTTTTTTCAGTCCATTCTTTCCTACAATGGATAAATACGTGAGAGCAGTGAGGGCCATCAGAGCTTGATTTGTGCATATGTTACTTGTCGCTTTTGCCCTGCGTATGTGCTGTTCCCTGGTCTGTAACGTCATTACAAAAGCTCTTTTACCGTTTGTGTCCAAAGTCTCCCCGATAATTCTGCCCGGAGATCTCCTTACGTGTTCCTTCTTAAAGGAGAAAAGTCCTAGAAGGGGACCACCAAAATTTGGGTGTAATCCAAGCTGTTGTCCTTCGGACACCGCAATGTCTGTGCCATATTGGCCCGGTGGAATAACTGATCCCAGAGATATTGGATCATAATACGATATTAGTACCGAATCTTTCTTTATCTCCTGGATTCTGGGAATATTTTCATCAAGAATTCCATACGCGTTTGGAAGTTCACAGACAATGGCCGCTGTATTGTCTGTCATTTTTTCCTGGATATCATCCAGATTCACATATCCCCTGTTATGATCTAGGGAATATCTCACAAACTTCATGTCAAGGCCCTCCGTGTAGCTCTCAATAACTTTGACCTTGTCATCGTACATGTTTGCTGGAATCAGTACTTCCTTTTTTCCGTTAATCCTGAAAGCCATTCTTACTGCTTCGCCGAGCGCACTGTATCCATCGTACATGGACGAATTTGTCATATCCATTTCTGTTAGATCAGATACGATACTCTGATACTCAAACAGGGACTGAAGCATCCCCTGGGATATTTCCGCCTGATAGGGGGTATAGGAAGTTTCAAACTCGGATCTACCTACAATGGCATCAACTGAACTCGGTATAATTCGATCATAGATTCCGTTACCAAGGAAGTTATAATACTCATGGTTCCTGTTCAGATGTGAGATCAGGTTTGCTTCTCCTATCAACTCGTCTTCCGAAATCCCGTTTGGTATTCGAATGATTTTCCCTTTAATGCCTTCTGGAACATCGGCAAAAAGATCGTCAATGTCTCTAATACCAAGTAACTTCATCATTTCAGATTCTTCATTATTGGACATCATAATTTTCCCAGCGTATGTAATATCGCAAGTGTGTATTTATTTTAATGGCAAAGGATAAACCTGATATCTGCAATTTGTTAGCAACGGAAATTGAGGCAAATCTGCAGCCCTACGAAATCTGATCTCGACTAGGAAATTTATATAGTTTATAAAGTGATAAATATATTAAATGGTCAAAGATGGGCATTTAATGTTAATGAAAGAATACAATAAGTCACAGCTTTACAAGGGGAATTTCTTTAATTATTCCATCTATAGAATGATAAGTCTCACAAGTCTTGGCCCAGCATTCATAATTGCAAGTTTCATGCTGGCTTCAGGCTACCTACAGAGAGAATATCTGGGGATGATCAGCATTTTAATTCTTTTTATAGAGTTGGGTCTTGAGCCATTTTTTGGTTTTGCAATTGACAAATTTCCGAGAAAGGCAGTATTGAAATACTGCGCGATTGGCATGATTTCACTGGCTCTGGGCACTTTCTTTTTAGCCAGTATGTTAGGGTCAGGAAGCGTATTTGTTCTTCTGAGTTTACTAGTTTTCGGAGACGTCATTACGGGCGTTGTCTTTTCGGCTCAGAGAGCACTTCAACAATCTATCTCATCCGAATCGGAAATGGGGAGGAACAATGGGATAGCAGAAGTTACGAGTCAGATTCCACAGGCGATTGGCGCATTTCTAACGATCCCAATAATAATCTATGTCGGCTTTTTGGGGGCTATTGTATTCGCCATTGTCACATCTTTTCTGTCTATCTTGCTACTTTCCAGAATCAAAGAAGAAGTTAAGAAAAGCAAGCCAGCGAAAAATTCCCCAAAAATAACGTCCCGAGGTGGTTACAGAGCCACGCTCCATTTCATTAGAGAAAATATAACTTCCGTGATGTTCGTAACGACTCTAAATTTTGCCTTCGTTTGTCTTATGTCCGGTAACTACCTTACTCCTGTTTACATTTACAAACTCGGAGGTGGGGTTTCAGATCTTGCTATTGTGGAATCTCTCTATGCACTGTTCGCTATTTTTTCAGGTTTAATGGCACCCAAGTTTGCAAAATACAAGAGAAATCTTCCGTTGATCTGGATATTCATGGGAATCTTTGCCTTAGGGAACATATTAGCTTCCTTGGGGGCCCACTTTTATTCTTCATGATTTCGCAGCCCATATTTTTTGGCGTAGGTAATCCCTCTGTCAGGATACTCAGGAACACATTTGTAATGAACAGGATCCAACATGAGGTCTCTGGAAAATTTTTTGCAGGAATAAACATAATTTCCACAATTTCAAGAATATGCATGATGACATTTATGACGCTGGCCATAAACATCATTCCCATTGAACTATTGTGGAAAATAAACGGAATAACGGTAATCGCAGCGATTTCCTTGTCAGTTTACATGTCGATTAAAGTTAGTGAAGTGCGCAGGTTTGCGTCTTTAAAGGGCACTACACTTATAAATAAGAAATATCCAGCAGATATTCATGGATAAATGGCAAAGAAAATTCATATTTGAGGTACCGTTCATGTATCACTTGATTAAAGAAGACTCATTGGCATATTCTGAGGCAATTGCCTATCCAACAATTGGAATTATATTGCTGTCTGGGATATCAGACAAGAACAATAGAATCCCTTTGCACACCTCAGCTGGTATAGCTTATACCGGGCTTGATTCGGAAATTTTTACTGATACAATAGTATACTTAAATCATGGCAAACAGGAAGGTTTTCTTGATGGCAATCCTGTGGAATATTCTGATTCAAAAAGATCTCCTTTCACGATTATAAACAATCACAAGAGCAGTATTTTTGAGCATTTGAATCTCAGTTCAGAGAATATTAATGTGTCATTTCGATCAGATAATAGGAATATACTGAGCGGAAGTTCTGACGCCGGTGCAGCTGCAATCGGGGCTAACATAGTTCAGCTTTCTGGTGGGGTAGCTGATACAGAGAAATTTGAAAACGAATTAAGGGGTATTTCAGAAAGTGTAGGAAGAAGTTATCATGGTGGTTTGACTCTCACATGGTCATCTGGGAAAGAATGCTCAACTGAAGTGCTTCTTCCGCCAGAAAGTTTCAGAGATTATATCATCTTGGGGTGTAATTTCAGAGATCGGCGTAATCCATCGGACACAATTCATGAATCCGCTGTAAGACATCCTGCATACGCGGAACGTGTTAAAAGAACAAAAGAAAGAGCGAATACCCTTAAAAAATACTCAGAAGAAAAGGATATTAAGTCTATATTTGAACTTTCAATGAAAGACACGGATGATTACCACAACTTACTCGAACAAGTCAATGTTAGAGTTATAAATGACAGGATGCGAAAGCTGATGAACAAGGTCAGGGAATTGAGAACGGAGACGTGGATGACCTATATAATTACCGGAGGCAGCAATGTTTTCGTCCCGATTGAAAAAAAGGATCTAAAGACAGTATCGGAAAACCTAAGAGGAATGTGTGATAGCTTGATCCCGTTAAAAGTTGCAGGAAACGCTCATGTCATAGACTCTTCAATTAGCATAAAGTGAAGCGCGGTGAGCCGTCTGGGCATTAAAGTACTTCTTACATGTGGAATAAATCGTCCACAAGTCCGGTATAGAAAAATATTAATTGTTTGATTATCTTTACCTTTTAGAGATGGCAGAGAAAAAGAATGAAGGTTTTCAGTCCGGAGCTGGACTTATACGATACTTTGAGGAAGAGGAAATCAAAGGTCCGGCGCTAGATCCTAAACTTGTCATTTATATCGGGATCGCTATGGCCGTCATAGTTGAGTTGGCTAAGATATTCTGGCCAATATGAAGTATTTCTGCCAATAGTTTCGCTTCAATACATTTTTCTGAAAGAAAGATACCATCCAAATTAGTTTGAGATACAAGGCTTGATCTTCTCGCCGCAAAGAATTAAATTCAATTTGTCATTGCCCCTGTAAGCTCCGGTGGTGTAGTCCGGCCAAGCATAAGGGACTCTCAATTCCTCGACTCGGGTCCAAATCCCGACCGGAGCATTACAAAACTCACACAATGCACTTTCAGGGGAAAATCGCTTTATATAAACGAAATTGAACCTTTTAATTATTGGAAAAGAACACCAATACGAAAAATAGATACCTGAATTAGATCAGTTGATTCTCAAAAACAATCCAAGGAATTGTATTATGGATAGTTACCATGAAAATTCAGATGCATTGCAACACCGATACTTATAGATTGGGCATTGAAATCATCATTTCCACATCGAGGTTTAGAGCCGCAAAACATGAAGCTTGAAATTGTATTCGGACATAAGCTGCTTCGAGAATCTGCGGTTCCTATGGCTCAGCAGAGACCATGAAAAGAGGCAACGGAAATTAAATGGCACATCAATAGTTCGCTATATTTCATATAGCGACAAATCTATATCAAGGAGGTGAATCACGTGACGGAATGTCGTTTAATAAACTTTATGTTGTAGTAATAGTGATAGTGCTGGTAGCTGTTGCGATCGGGGGCGTTTTCATTATCAAGGATCATTTTCCTGGGCCATCATCCAAGAAAAGCTCTGCTCTCTCGTCCCCCGGGTACCTTAATATAACGGTGGACAAAACCATAAACGATAGTGCGTACGCTAATTTTTTAGCTGAAAGTTATTTGGATTCAGGTTTTAATTCATCGTACCTTAATTCCACAGGTCTGTTTCTAAACAAAACCAGAATGCTTTACAACTTGACTATAACTTACCACGGTATTGGAACTACCTATTTTGCCTGGCCTGATATACAAATACATACTACCGAAGGGAATGCCACAGAAGGGATTTTGGATGAGGATCCTGCTACGTTGCTGTTCGGGGCGAATGTTGGATATGTGGAATTGAGTAACAACCAGAGTATGTCTGGGCAAATTGCAGGTTATTTCAATACAACAGCCAGCGTGACATCCATCTCGGTTGAAAGTGCAGTTATACTTACAGGTGTGTCTAATGGATATGAATACAACCCAGATATCTCCGCAAGTACCTCTAAGATTCCAGGAGTCTCTTCATATCTTTCTGTACTTTCTCAGCACACAGGAGCTGAAACAGAATATCCGAACGTTACACTGGATGGCCATCAGATCGATACTGAAATAAGTGGATGGACTCCTGCGAGTGGTGTTGCTGTTACGCCACTGAACATATCAGATCCATTCAGCCATCATAACGGTTCTGTTCTTCTCATATATACCGGACAGACGATTACTGAAGATCTGAACGTTACTGATGGTAACAGTTCCTACTATTTTGTTCTTAATAGCGTAAGTGGAAATACAGGTGTGTCGTCTGTGAATAACCTCCCTCTTAGCACTGAAACCAGTGGGTATTTTGACATAACTGTGACTGTGGTTGGACCCAACTCTTCTTTCACTGGTCCACTGGTAATAAACTTTAATGGGAAAATGGTTTCAATTTCATAAACACATCTTTTCTTTCTTCTATATAAAATTCTTATTATCCATTTGCCGAACCCGTACAGCGGACTCCGTAATTATGAGTTACGTGTTTTTCAGGTACTCCAATTATTTGGTTTAGAATGAATTCTTTTCTGGAAAATCCGAAATAAAGACAACTACATCGATATACTTCCAGGAAAAATACATGAAGAAAAATGAGATCAAAAAAAGCTACAAAAATAAATGCAATGATGTTTAGAATAATCCTTTTTTGTAGACGTTTTTTACTTCAAAAGCCTGTATGTCCCATGTCGGGCCCAGTGATTTTGCAACTTCCATGAGGTGATTCAAAGAGTCCGCTTCCCATTTACATACAGCCATATTTTTTCCCTGACCAAGATCTATTTCAAGCAATTTAAGTCCAGATGGTAATTTCTTTTCTTTAGCCATCGAGGTTACTTTGTTAGCAAAATCCATAACTTTGTCTTTCTGGTCATCTTTCCAACTGTGCACTACAACTATTTCTGTCATATATAATCATTAATGAACAGTATTTAAATATATTTAATTAAACGTTATAAATTGTATATATATTATAAAAATTGATTCGATTAATCAAGGAGTAGTGTTTTCACTTTGTAGACATCGGCCTGATTTCCCGGAAAGTTTTGAATATTCACGTCAAAAATACTTGGGATGAGGACAGAAATGAATTGTTAACCTAGGAACGATAAAAAAAAATACGCCGCAAGCCATAATATAGGGGAACCTCAAACCCCCTCTTAAGAAGAAGGGACTTGTAATTCTACAGGACAAGGAATATTGTGGTCATTACCGTGTGAAAATAAGTGAATTGCTTGAGTTCACTTCTTTGCTTCGCGGATTAATTTCCATTCATCATCTGTCAGCATGTCGAGAAAGTTAAATTGACCGGCAAGCCAGAGGCCTTCCCCACCGTCGAATTTTATGATATCTCCATTTATGTAAGTGCACGCATCAGAAATGAGAAATATGGCCAGGTTTATCAGCTCTTGAAGCGAACCGAATGTACCCAAAGGAACCCTTTTCAATAAAATGTCTCTTATCTCTTTCGTAGGCGCGAGATGAGACATTGCACCTTCGGTCGGAACGATGCCGGGGGCTATAGCTATGTGCCTTATGCCGTATTTGCCCCACTCAGCGGCAAGAGATTCAGTAAGTGCTAAAACTCCAGACTTGCCAATTGCAGACGGAACTACATAAGCCGAACCAGTTTGTCCGTATATTGTAGAAATATTAATGATCGTACCTCGCTGCTTTTTCTCTATCCACCTCTTTCCAAGGTCCATTGTCAGGTTTATAGTTCCATTGAGAACTATTCCTATGACAGAATTGAATGCGTTGAGTGAAAGCCTCTCGGTTTTGCTAATAAAATTTCCAGCAGCATTATTGACCAGAGTGTTAATTTCTCCAAACTGCTCCAAAAAATAATTCACAGAATATTTTACCTGTTCCGCATCACGGATGTCGCATCTTGAGTATATCGCGTCTATTCCCAGATCATGCATATCGTCTATTGTTTCTTTTAGAACATCCTCTCTGCGTCCTACAATCGCAACCTTTGCTCCAAGTTGTCCAATCCCGATTCCTATCTCTCTTCCGAGACCTGTCCCTCCGCCACTGATAAGTACTTTTTTTCCTTCCAGTATTTTATCTTTGAATATGTCCATGCAATTGAATGTTTTCAGCCGATAAGATTCTTTGCCTGGTAGGACACCAAGACGTTGTTTTAAGCAACATTAACATAAAGCAAAAATGTTGCTATTGCTTCACGCACATGGAAAGTGAGGTGCTATTTTACAAGCACCTTATTAGAATGAGGTCCAGATATGTTGCCTACTCCACGTAAAACAGGAAGATAATGTCTGACTAACTGACGTTTATGAAAATATCAAGTCACAAATGATTTCAATTTCAGATCATTCAAATATTTGAGACCTGTTTGATGAACTGCATGTCGATCACGCTATCTTAATTTATTTGCTTTGTGTGGTGGCTCTCACGTGTTAAAATGTGCAGTCTATCAGTTAATTTTAAGGAACATTACATTTGTCGGAATTTCTTGAAATTTACGGATACGTATTATCCACGCGATCATTTATATAAATCCAGCAGATAAACAAATTGTTATGAATCAAGAATTCCACGACGAAAACAAGCCGCCCTTCCCGGACTCCTTTTTTGAGGGTCTGGATAAGATAAAGCTAGCTGCATTGGTTCTAATAATAGGTACATTATTATCGCTGGTATCTCTATTTGTTCCAGCAGTAGCAATTGTAGCGGCGATATTAGTTATTATAATTGTATGGGTTGAGCTCATTGGTGGTTTCAGGCTTCTTAAGGAAAGCAATGCTGATTACGGTATAGGACTAACTGGTGCATACGGATTGATCGTAGCTGCCATAATTCTTTTTATCGGCGGAATATCCGTATTTGTTCTTCCCCCATTTGGTTTACTGGTCGTAATCCTGGGCGCTGTTTTAGGGATCCTTGCTGGTATACTTGTTGCTATAGGCTTATTCAGGATCGGAAGCAAAAATGGAAGTGGATTGATGGAAGTCGGGGCAGTTTTGGTGATATTTATTTCATTTATAGGTTGGATCCTTGTTTATGTATCTATAGGCGAGATTAAGAACAAAGCTAATAAGAGAAATGCTGAACAGTCGTTCAAAAGCCAGTAGTTAAAAATATAGAATTAAATATAATATTTATCAAAAATTATCCTTTATTGGAAAAAAGCTTTATTGTTAATTATCCTTTACTCTTTAGAGATATAATGACTGTTGACGACAAATTATTGGAGGTACAGGAGAAAATCGAGAGAAAGGTAGGAGGAATAGGAAGAGGAAAATATTCTCGTGTACTTAAAATGGCTAAAAAACCAAATAGAGAAGAGTACGTTAAGGTTGTTCTGATTACCGGGATCGGAATAATATTGCTGGGTGTTGTTGGTTTTGTCATTTATCTGATAATGGGTGTTTATATTCACCTACCTTAGGGGTAGAATAAAAATGGAAAATCAGGTTGAATTTGTAGATATTAATAGTAATGATTCTTCTGTAGGATGTGGTAAGACTGTAGAGGTACCTGTAATCCTAAGAGAGAGCCAGATAAAAAGAAAATTCGAAATAACTCTGTCGGTAGATTTCAATCAGGTGGATAAGTTGGTTGAGTGGTTCGTATCCGTTCAGGATCAGAAAAATAAATCCATAAGCGTTTCTCCAATGGATAAGAAAGACCTAACCGTTGAGGTTGAGCTCGACGAAGGTGAGAGCAGGAAGGTAGTTTTTTCAATAACAACCCCAAAAGGAGGATACATAGGGGATTTGGCAGCGTTTACCATTTCTGTAAAATCGGAAGACGGTCTTCTTTCAGCAACAAAATTACTTAAACTAACTCTTGCACCTATGATAATAGCTATGAAGACAACTGTTGGAAACGAATTACCAGTTTCTGTTGATCTTGAAAGGAAAAGTAACAGAGATATGGAGGAGAGGCGAATGAATGATCCTAATGCTATCAACGAGGTACTTTCCATTCTATCTCCCTATGAAGTGAAGGGTTATGTTTTTGCAGAAGTCATGCACCCCGATAGGGTAAGCTATATTGCAAAAGGAATAAAGGGATTCAAAGGTGTGGTAACAGGTAACATCGATATAGAAGAGATTGCGCATTATCTCATTCCTAAACCTGCGGTGTCTGGTCTTGAACTTGGCGCATTTGTTGAGCTGATAGATGGACCGTTTAAGGGTGAAAAGGCGAAGATAATGTCCATAGACTCAAATAAAGAGGAAGTTACAGTACAACTTGTAGAATCTATGGTCCCAATTCCAGTGACAGTAAAGGCAGAAGCAATAAGAATGCTTGATGTAAAGTAATCATTATGAGACTGAAGTCACCTTCAAAGGAGAGTCAGAAAACATTTCAGGAACATCTCAGGAAACTGTTCGAAAATCCTGAAGTTATAATTCCTCATTGCATAGATGGAGGATTATTTTGTCCATTCACTTCTTATGAGAAGAAATTATCCTCATCAAAATCCAATTTCGAGAAATTCTCGAAATCCGCGGATCAATTTCTTTCTGGTATGGCGGAATCTTATAAGGTTGTCAACTCAGATGCCCTGCCTCTCCTAGGGATGATAAAGACGCAGTTTGGATCTGTTGAATTTGCAAAGAGGGGAGACACTGATGAAAACGTACTTGCGGGGATACAGCACTATGATGATCCATTGTGGCGAATGATGGCTCACTACACACTCTCTAAATCAAAAGGTGTCAGAATTTATTCCTCAACTAATTATTTTCTAGCGTCATGTAAGAACACTTCTCCCGGAAAGGATTTCTTTCTTGATGCGCTTAAGGATGAAGGCATAGACGTTACGGTTGCTGATAATACGATAACAGTCGGTACAACGGGCAACAGTATGACTGTGACCCACCTGAATTCCGTTAACTTTAAGATTTTCGAGAACTCAAACCATAACACAATGATGGCTCTGCTGAGGCATGAACTTACACCGGACATATGGGCTGATTTTAAGTTCTCCTTCGATTATCTTCAGGATCAGGTTTCGGAAACTCAAACAGATCTTCTGGAATCCTACTCACAGGGTAGAATAAATGACAGAGAAGTCATTAAGTTGATTAGTGAATTCCGAGAAAAGGAAGCGATCAAGAAAGGGGCTTTTATGGTGGGTTCTGAAGTTTATCCTGGGCCAGAAGAATTCGTGAATGCGCACGATTTTATTTACGTTGATAAGAGCGTTATTATTCAGTGCTTAAAGGAATATGGAAAGGGAATAAGGATGGATACATTTTCCGAGCGTAAGGTCCTTGATGTGCTTTGGCCTGGCTTTAAAACGGAGATTCTAAAATCCATATTCCCTT
This is a stretch of genomic DNA from Thermoplasmatales archaeon. It encodes these proteins:
- a CDS encoding preprotein translocase subunit Sec61beta, with translation MAEKKNEGFQSGAGLIRYFEEEEIKGPALDPKLVIYIGIAMAVIVELAKIFWPI
- a CDS encoding SDR family oxidoreductase, producing the protein MDIFKDKILEGKKVLISGGGTGLGREIGIGIGQLGAKVAIVGRREDVLKETIDDMHDLGIDAIYSRCDIRDAEQVKYSVNYFLEQFGEINTLVNNAAGNFISKTERLSLNAFNSVIGIVLNGTINLTMDLGKRWIEKKQRGTIINISTIYGQTGSAYVVPSAIGKSGVLALTESLAAEWGKYGIRHIAIAPGIVPTEGAMSHLAPTKEIRDILLKRVPLGTFGSLQELINLAIFLISDACTYINGDIIKFDGGEGLWLAGQFNFLDMLTDDEWKLIREAKK
- a CDS encoding diphosphomevalonate decarboxylase, giving the protein MDKWQRKFIFEVPFMYHLIKEDSLAYSEAIAYPTIGIILLSGISDKNNRIPLHTSAGIAYTGLDSEIFTDTIVYLNHGKQEGFLDGNPVEYSDSKRSPFTIINNHKSSIFEHLNLSSENINVSFRSDNRNILSGSSDAGAAAIGANIVQLSGGVADTEKFENELRGISESVGRSYHGGLTLTWSSGKECSTEVLLPPESFRDYIILGCNFRDRRNPSDTIHESAVRHPAYAERVKRTKERANTLKKYSEEKDIKSIFELSMKDTDDYHNLLEQVNVRVINDRMRKLMNKVRELRTETWMTYIITGGSNVFVPIEKKDLKTVSENLRGMCDSLIPLKVAGNAHVIDSSISIK
- the menC gene encoding o-succinylbenzoate synthase is translated as MELNCYRVSLPLIVPFTTSFGTQKFRDALIFELNKDGTTAYSESVTEESPGYSYEDNETAIHVIRDFLIENIKDIPEPKEFLERTGWIKGHNMAKGALEMLLWDYYSKEAGIPLYKYIGDTKGSAEVGVSIGMDELESMKERARDAVKKGYKRIKVKIRKGMEEKIVSSVRSTIGEYPMSVDANTDYTLDDTDSLKALDKYNLKYIEQPLSYDDLIDHSYLASKISTPICLDESITSFDKARKAISINACKVINIKPGRVAGFTESLKIAKYSHDHGIHVWIGGMLETGIGRAFNVSLASSRFIDYPGDTSPNDRYFEKDIVKNPFTMSDGLIEPNDAPGIGVDVDHRFLVSVTSERFKLLE
- a CDS encoding MFS transporter, with translation MVKDGHLMLMKEYNKSQLYKGNFFNYSIYRMISLTSLGPAFIIASFMLASGYLQREYLGMISILILFIELGLEPFFGFAIDKFPRKAVLKYCAIGMISLALGTFFLASMLGSGSVFVLLSLLVFGDVITGVVFSAQRALQQSISSESEMGRNNGIAEVTSQIPQAIGAFLTIPIIIYVGFLGAIVFAIVTSFLSILLLSRIKEEVKKSKPAKNSPKITSRGGYRATLHFIRENITSVMFVTTLNFAFVCLMSGNYLTPVYIYKLGGGVSDLAIVESLYALFAIFSGLMAPKFAKYKRNLPLIWIFMGIFALGNILASLGAHFYSS
- the gcvPB gene encoding aminomethyl-transferring glycine dehydrogenase subunit GcvPB; translated protein: MSYQQAKYDEPLISEMSSLNDYKLPSYLSESKMLIPEGLKRKSLKLPEVAEYDVVRHFTRLSQMNYSVDQGIYPLGSCTMKFNPKFADKLSSFPGLTSGHPLEDETTIQGYLKIMYELQEYLKEISDMDAITLQPRAGAHGEFTGVLIIRNYLKDIGELEKRREIIIPDSAHGTNPASASMGGFDVVEIPSGKDGTVDLDALKFALTEKTAALMITNPNTLGIFEHNIVEIARLVHENGSLLYYDGANLNAIMGVTSPGKMGFDVVHFNLHKTFGTPHGGGGPGAGPIAVKKFLKEFLPVPTVSKNEKNYFLDYSAKKTIGKVGSYYGSFNTMLRAWSYIKYMGGNGLKSASERAVLNSNYLAKKLSERFEIPYEKLKKHEFVLSTENTGKRALDLAKFLIDNGIHAPTIYFPLIVHEAMMIEPTESASKKDLDVFAEILVSGLELSQDEISKLPKNLAVGRVDEVKAARDMKITWSL
- a CDS encoding DUF973 family protein, which translates into the protein MNQEFHDENKPPFPDSFFEGLDKIKLAALVLIIGTLLSLVSLFVPAVAIVAAILVIIIVWVELIGGFRLLKESNADYGIGLTGAYGLIVAAIILFIGGISVFVLPPFGLLVVILGAVLGILAGILVAIGLFRIGSKNGSGLMEVGAVLVIFISFIGWILVYVSIGEIKNKANKRNAEQSFKSQ
- the gcvPA gene encoding aminomethyl-transferring glycine dehydrogenase subunit GcvPA; the protein is MMSNNEESEMMKLLGIRDIDDLFADVPEGIKGKIIRIPNGISEDELIGEANLISHLNRNHEYYNFLGNGIYDRIIPSSVDAIVGRSEFETSYTPYQAEISQGMLQSLFEYQSIVSDLTEMDMTNSSMYDGYSALGEAVRMAFRINGKKEVLIPANMYDDKVKVIESYTEGLDMKFVRYSLDHNRGYVNLDDIQEKMTDNTAAIVCELPNAYGILDENIPRIQEIKKDSVLISYYDPISLGSVIPPGQYGTDIAVSEGQQLGLHPNFGGPLLGLFSFKKEHVRRSPGRIIGETLDTNGKRAFVMTLQTREQHIRRAKATSNICTNQALMALTALTYLSIVGKNGLKKIADATVSASSNLKNQMIKHNLIDPNTVTGVPFSDVLVSFKKQQNGLQQQLAKKMILGGLEMSRLINKKYDSINNAHFFSVTERTTKEHIGKLIDTLEVL